From a region of the Bradyrhizobium diazoefficiens genome:
- a CDS encoding Bax inhibitor-1/YccA family protein — protein MSDLDRNYASPFGRAAGRVDAATVDAGLRAYMLRIYNYMSIGLAITGLAALGVYMAAVTDVPTPEAVRVGKLFLTPFGYAMFVSPLKWLFMLAPLAMVFVISAGINRLAPSTAQILFWVFAALMGVSLSSIFLVFTHTSIVRVFFITAATFGALSLYGYTTKRDMSGMGSFLFMGLIGIIIASLVNLFLASSMLQFIVSVAGVLVFAGLTAWDTQRLKNDYIYGYASAGGDIAERAAITGALSLYLNFINLFTLLLQLLGQRD, from the coding sequence ATGTCGGACCTAGACCGTAACTACGCTTCTCCTTTCGGCAGGGCCGCCGGGCGTGTTGACGCCGCGACGGTCGATGCCGGCCTGCGCGCCTATATGCTGCGCATCTACAACTACATGAGCATTGGCCTCGCCATCACGGGCCTTGCCGCGCTCGGCGTCTACATGGCCGCCGTGACCGACGTTCCGACCCCGGAAGCCGTCCGCGTCGGCAAGCTGTTCCTGACGCCGTTCGGCTACGCGATGTTCGTCAGCCCCTTGAAATGGCTGTTCATGCTCGCGCCGCTCGCCATGGTGTTCGTGATCTCGGCGGGTATCAACCGTCTCGCCCCCTCGACCGCCCAGATCCTGTTCTGGGTGTTCGCAGCGCTGATGGGCGTCTCGCTGTCCTCGATCTTCCTGGTGTTCACGCACACCTCGATCGTGCGGGTGTTCTTCATCACCGCGGCCACCTTCGGTGCGCTGAGCCTCTACGGCTACACCACCAAGCGTGACATGAGCGGGATGGGCTCGTTCCTGTTCATGGGCCTGATCGGCATCATCATCGCGAGCCTGGTGAACTTGTTCCTGGCCAGCTCGATGCTGCAGTTCATCGTGTCGGTGGCCGGCGTGCTTGTGTTCGCGGGCCTCACCGCCTGGGACACCCAGCGGCTGAAGAACGACTACATCTACGGCTACGCCTCCGCCGGCGGTGACATCGCAGAGCGTGCGGCCATCACCGGTGCGCTGTCGCTGTACCTGAACTTCATCAACCTGTTCACGCTGCTGCTGCAGCTCCTCGGTCAGCGCGATTAA
- a CDS encoding GNAT family N-acetyltransferase: MSAPEIRPTTEADLPAITAIYQQAVREGTATFELEPPDLAEMTRRYRALIDGGYPYFVAIVDGGVAGYAYAGAYRPRPAYRFTVENSIYLDPSFHRRGLGLLLLERLVSECEARGFRQMIAVIGDSANAGSIGVHTKGGFKMIGTHPSVGLKFGRWLDTVMMQRDLGEGASTVPEK; the protein is encoded by the coding sequence ATGTCCGCACCTGAAATCAGGCCCACCACCGAGGCCGACCTTCCCGCCATCACCGCCATCTACCAGCAGGCCGTCCGCGAGGGCACCGCGACGTTCGAGCTGGAGCCGCCCGATCTCGCAGAGATGACGCGCCGCTACCGTGCGCTGATCGACGGCGGCTATCCCTATTTCGTCGCCATCGTCGATGGTGGCGTGGCCGGCTATGCCTATGCCGGCGCCTACCGGCCGCGGCCGGCCTACCGTTTCACGGTCGAGAACTCGATCTATCTCGATCCCTCCTTCCACCGCCGCGGCCTCGGGCTTCTGCTGCTGGAGCGGCTGGTCAGCGAATGCGAGGCACGCGGCTTTCGCCAGATGATCGCGGTGATCGGCGATTCCGCCAATGCCGGCTCAATCGGCGTGCACACCAAGGGCGGCTTCAAGATGATCGGCACGCATCCCAGCGTCGGGCTGAAATTCGGCCGCTGGCTGGATACGGTGATGATGCAGCGCGACCTCGGCGAGGGCGCGAGCACGGTGCCGGAGAAGTAG
- a CDS encoding DUF2794 domain-containing protein, with product MSLMPEDADPSEQRAAARPAAATAQLNRVTFNRLELHRILNLYGRMVADGEWRDYAIDFLRDRAVFSVYRRASEVPIYRIEKDPRLARKQGMYSVISATGLILRRGHELERVLLAIDRKLAVV from the coding sequence ATGAGTCTGATGCCGGAGGATGCCGATCCGAGCGAGCAGCGCGCGGCGGCGCGCCCCGCCGCTGCAACTGCGCAACTGAACCGCGTGACGTTCAACCGGCTCGAGCTGCACCGCATTCTCAATCTCTACGGCCGCATGGTCGCCGATGGCGAGTGGCGCGATTATGCCATCGATTTTCTGAGGGATCGCGCCGTGTTCTCGGTCTATCGCCGTGCCTCTGAAGTGCCGATCTATCGCATCGAGAAGGATCCTCGGCTGGCGCGCAAGCAGGGCATGTACAGCGTGATCTCGGCGACGGGCCTGATCCTGCGCCGCGGCCACGAGCTGGAGCGCGTGCTGCTGGCGATCGATCGGAAGCTGGCGGTGGTGTAG
- a CDS encoding DUF1223 domain-containing protein, producing the protein MTTMTASHLVSRWSGAFWSGALGICAIVAVIRPAAADPRAVVELFTSQGCSSCPPADKIIGDLSSDPSIIALSMPIDYWDYLGWKDTLADSRFSARQRAYSRMRGDREVYTPQVVVNGSTHVVGSDRVGIERAIGKTNKDAGVMSVPVTMSLAGKQISVSVAASKEPAVSHGEVWICSIAKSVPIAITRGENRGQQVTYHNVVRNLLKVGDWTGRPESWTVPIENLTRDGVDGAVVYVQDGSRDRPGPMLGAAYTSLH; encoded by the coding sequence ATGACGACAATGACGGCTTCTCATCTGGTTTCACGTTGGTCCGGTGCCTTCTGGTCGGGAGCTCTCGGCATCTGTGCGATCGTCGCCGTCATCCGTCCCGCCGCAGCCGATCCTCGCGCCGTCGTCGAACTGTTCACCTCGCAAGGCTGCTCGTCCTGCCCGCCCGCCGACAAGATCATCGGCGATCTCTCCAGCGATCCCTCGATCATCGCGTTGAGCATGCCGATTGATTATTGGGACTATCTTGGTTGGAAGGACACGCTGGCGGATTCGCGTTTCTCTGCACGGCAGCGCGCCTATTCGCGCATGCGCGGCGACCGCGAGGTCTACACCCCGCAGGTTGTGGTCAACGGCTCCACGCATGTCGTCGGCAGCGACCGTGTCGGCATCGAGAGGGCGATCGGCAAGACCAACAAGGATGCCGGCGTGATGAGCGTGCCGGTGACGATGTCGCTCGCGGGCAAGCAGATCAGCGTGTCGGTAGCCGCGAGCAAGGAGCCGGCAGTCTCGCATGGCGAGGTCTGGATCTGCTCGATCGCCAAGTCGGTGCCGATCGCAATCACCCGCGGCGAGAATCGCGGGCAGCAAGTCACCTATCACAACGTGGTGCGCAACCTGCTCAAGGTCGGTGACTGGACCGGACGTCCGGAAAGCTGGACGGTGCCGATCGAGAACCTCACGCGCGACGGCGTCGATGGCGCGGTGGTCTATGTCCAGGACGGCAGTCGTGACAGGCCCGGTCCGATGCTGGGCGCGGCGTACACGTCGCTGCACTGA
- the acnA gene encoding aconitate hydratase AcnA: MTSLDSFKCKKTLKVGAKTYVYYSLPTAEKNGLKGISKLPYSMKVLLENLLRNEDGRSVKKEDIVAVSKWLRKKSLEHEIAFRPARVLMQDFTGVPAVVDLAAMRNAMQKLGGDAEKINPLVPVDLVIDHSVIVNFFGDNKAFGKNVTEEYKQNQERYEFLKWGQKAFSNFSVVPPGTGICHQVNLEYLAQTVWTRKEKMTVGKKTGTFEVAYPDSLVGTDSHTTMVNGLAVLGWGVGGIEAEACMLGQPLSMLLPNVVGFKLKGAMKEGVTATDLVLTVTQMLRKLGVVGKFVEFFGPGLDHLSVADKATIANMAPEYGATCGFFPVDAAALDYLKTSGRASARVALVQAYAKAQGLFRTAKSADPVFTETLTLDLGDVVPSMAGPKRPEGRIALPTVPDGFSLALASEYKKAEEPAGRFAVEGKNFDIGHGDVVIAAITSCTNTSNPSVLIGAGLLARNAAAKGLKAKPWVKTSLAPGSQVVAEYLANSGLQPHLDKVGFNLVGFGCTTCIGNSGPLPEEISKSINDNGVVAAAVLSGNRNFEGRVSPDVQANYLASPPLVVAYALAGSVTRNLATEPLGEGKDGKPVYLKDIWPTTKEINAFMKKFVTASIFKKKYADVFKGDTNWRKIKTVESETYRWNMSSTYVQNPPYFEGMKKEPEPVTDIVEARILAMFGDKITTDHISPAGSIKLTSPAGKYLSEHQVRPADFNQYGTRRGNHEVMMRGTFANIRIKNFMLKGADGNIPEGGLTKHWPDGEQMSIYDAAMKYQEEKVPLVVFAGAEYGNGSSRDWAAKGTRLLGVRAVICQSFERIHRSNLVGMGVLPLTFEEGTSWSSLGLKGDEKVTLRGLVGDLKPRQKLTAEIVSGDGSLQRVSLLCRIDTLDELDYYRNGGILHYVLRKLAA, encoded by the coding sequence ATGACCTCGCTCGACAGCTTCAAATGCAAAAAGACCCTCAAGGTCGGCGCCAAGACCTATGTCTATTACAGCCTGCCCACGGCCGAGAAGAATGGTCTGAAGGGGATTTCCAAACTTCCCTACTCAATGAAGGTCCTGCTCGAGAACCTGCTGCGCAATGAAGACGGGCGGTCGGTCAAGAAAGAGGACATCGTCGCCGTCTCGAAATGGCTGCGCAAGAAATCGCTGGAGCACGAGATCGCGTTCCGCCCGGCGCGCGTGTTGATGCAGGACTTCACCGGCGTGCCGGCGGTGGTCGACCTCGCCGCAATGCGCAACGCGATGCAGAAGCTCGGCGGCGATGCCGAGAAGATCAATCCGCTGGTGCCGGTCGACCTCGTCATCGACCACTCCGTGATCGTGAACTTCTTCGGCGACAACAAGGCTTTCGGCAAGAACGTCACCGAGGAATACAAGCAGAACCAGGAGCGCTACGAGTTCCTGAAGTGGGGCCAGAAGGCCTTCTCGAACTTCTCCGTCGTGCCGCCCGGCACCGGCATCTGCCATCAGGTCAATCTCGAATATCTGGCCCAGACGGTCTGGACCAGGAAGGAGAAGATGACGGTCGGCAAGAAGACCGGCACCTTCGAGGTCGCCTATCCCGATTCGCTCGTCGGTACCGATTCCCATACCACCATGGTCAACGGTCTCGCCGTGCTCGGCTGGGGCGTCGGCGGCATCGAGGCGGAAGCCTGCATGCTCGGTCAGCCGCTGTCGATGCTGCTGCCCAACGTCGTCGGCTTCAAGCTGAAGGGCGCGATGAAGGAAGGCGTCACTGCGACCGACCTCGTGCTCACGGTCACGCAGATGCTGCGCAAGCTCGGCGTCGTCGGCAAGTTCGTCGAGTTCTTCGGCCCCGGCCTCGATCATCTCTCCGTCGCCGACAAAGCCACGATCGCCAACATGGCGCCTGAATACGGCGCGACCTGCGGGTTCTTCCCGGTCGATGCCGCTGCGCTCGATTACCTCAAGACCTCCGGCCGCGCTTCGGCGCGCGTCGCGCTGGTGCAGGCCTACGCCAAGGCGCAAGGGCTGTTCCGCACCGCCAAGTCGGCCGACCCTGTGTTTACGGAAACGCTGACCCTCGACCTCGGCGACGTCGTGCCGTCGATGGCCGGCCCGAAGCGCCCCGAAGGCCGCATTGCACTGCCCACCGTCCCAGACGGCTTCTCGCTTGCGCTCGCCAGCGAATACAAGAAGGCCGAAGAGCCCGCCGGGCGCTTCGCCGTCGAAGGCAAGAACTTCGACATCGGCCATGGCGACGTCGTGATCGCCGCGATCACCTCCTGCACTAACACGTCGAATCCGAGCGTGCTGATCGGCGCCGGCCTGCTCGCGCGCAACGCCGCTGCGAAGGGTCTCAAGGCCAAGCCGTGGGTCAAGACCTCGCTCGCCCCAGGCAGTCAGGTGGTTGCGGAATATCTCGCCAATTCCGGTCTCCAGCCCCATCTCGACAAGGTCGGCTTCAACCTGGTCGGTTTCGGCTGCACCACCTGCATCGGCAATTCCGGTCCGCTGCCTGAGGAGATCTCGAAGTCGATCAACGACAACGGCGTCGTCGCGGCCGCCGTGCTCTCCGGCAATCGCAACTTCGAAGGCCGTGTCTCGCCGGACGTGCAGGCGAATTACCTGGCCTCGCCGCCGCTGGTCGTCGCCTATGCGCTCGCCGGCAGCGTGACCAGGAACCTCGCCACCGAGCCGCTCGGCGAGGGCAAGGACGGCAAGCCCGTCTACCTGAAGGACATTTGGCCGACGACGAAAGAGATCAACGCCTTCATGAAGAAGTTCGTGACCGCGTCGATCTTCAAGAAGAAATATGCCGACGTGTTCAAGGGCGACACCAACTGGCGCAAGATCAAGACGGTCGAAAGCGAGACCTATCGCTGGAACATGTCTTCGACCTACGTGCAGAACCCGCCCTATTTCGAAGGCATGAAGAAGGAGCCGGAGCCGGTCACCGACATCGTCGAGGCGCGCATCCTCGCCATGTTCGGCGACAAGATCACCACCGACCACATCTCGCCGGCCGGCTCGATCAAGCTCACCTCGCCCGCGGGCAAGTATCTCAGCGAGCACCAGGTGCGTCCCGCCGACTTCAACCAGTACGGCACGCGCCGCGGCAACCATGAAGTGATGATGCGCGGCACCTTCGCCAACATCCGCATCAAGAACTTCATGCTCAAGGGCGCAGATGGAAACATCCCTGAGGGCGGTTTGACGAAACACTGGCCCGACGGCGAGCAGATGTCGATTTACGACGCCGCGATGAAGTACCAGGAAGAGAAGGTGCCGCTGGTGGTGTTCGCCGGTGCCGAATACGGCAACGGCTCCTCGCGCGACTGGGCTGCCAAGGGCACGCGCCTGCTCGGCGTGCGCGCCGTGATCTGCCAGAGCTTCGAGCGCATCCATCGCTCCAACCTGGTCGGCATGGGCGTGCTGCCGCTGACTTTCGAGGAAGGCACCTCGTGGTCGTCGCTGGGTCTGAAGGGCGACGAGAAGGTCACGCTGCGCGGCCTCGTCGGCGACCTCAAGCCGCGCCAGAAGCTGACCGCGGAGATCGTCTCCGGCGACGGCTCGTTGCAGCGCGTTTCGCTGCTCTGCCGCATCGATACGCTGGACGAACTCGACTACTACCGCAACGGCGGTATCCTGCACTACGTGCTGCGCAAGCTCGCGGCTTAA
- the ccmA gene encoding heme ABC exporter ATP-binding protein CcmA, whose amino-acid sequence MQLSGQGVTCVRGGREVFAGLDFSAVPGEAVAVVGRNGSGKTSLLRLIAGLLVPAGGKIALEGGDAELTLSEQCHYLGHRDALKPALSVAENLTFWADFLGGKRFDAAESLSTVGLDHAAQLPAAFLSAGQCRRLSLARLLTVRRPVWLLDEPTTALDVAGQDMFGGLMREHLARGGLIIAATHAPLGIESRELRIGGMV is encoded by the coding sequence ATGCAGCTCTCCGGACAGGGAGTTACCTGCGTGCGGGGCGGCCGCGAAGTGTTTGCCGGGCTCGATTTCTCGGCTGTCCCCGGCGAGGCCGTCGCCGTCGTTGGCCGCAATGGATCGGGCAAGACCTCGCTGCTGCGGCTGATCGCGGGGCTGCTCGTTCCCGCGGGGGGCAAGATCGCGCTGGAGGGTGGCGATGCCGAACTGACCCTGTCCGAGCAGTGCCACTATCTCGGCCATCGCGATGCCCTGAAGCCGGCCCTCAGCGTCGCCGAAAATCTGACATTCTGGGCCGATTTTCTCGGCGGAAAGCGTTTCGACGCGGCTGAGAGCCTCTCCACCGTCGGGCTCGACCATGCCGCCCAACTGCCCGCGGCTTTCCTGTCGGCCGGCCAGTGCCGCCGGCTCTCGCTGGCCCGCCTGTTGACCGTCCGCCGCCCGGTCTGGCTGCTGGACGAGCCGACCACGGCTCTGGACGTGGCCGGCCAGGACATGTTCGGTGGCCTGATGCGCGAGCATCTGGCGCGTGGCGGCCTGATCATCGCCGCCACCCACGCCCCGCTCGGGATCGAATCGCGGGAGCTGCGGATCGGGGGAATGGTGTGA
- the ccmB gene encoding heme exporter protein CcmB produces the protein MTALSALIRRDIRIALRVGGGALIGVLFFLTVVVLMPFAVGPDLALLSRLGPAILWLGALLASLLTLDRLFMADHEDGSLDLITMSRTPLELACAAKALAHWLAAGLPLIVATPVLGLLLNLDMVATSAVALTLLAGTPALTFTGMIGAALAVTLHRGGLLMAVLVLPLSIPVLIFGVAASQAAIVGPMSFGAPFSILCALSLISLVVGPFAAAASLRHGLD, from the coding sequence ATGACCGCCCTGTCCGCCCTCATCCGCCGGGACATCCGGATCGCGCTGCGCGTCGGCGGCGGGGCGCTGATCGGCGTGCTGTTCTTCCTGACCGTGGTGGTGCTGATGCCGTTCGCGGTCGGGCCGGATCTGGCGCTGCTGTCGCGGCTGGGGCCCGCCATTCTCTGGCTCGGCGCGCTGCTGGCGAGCCTGCTCACGCTCGACCGGCTGTTCATGGCCGACCATGAGGACGGCTCGCTCGACCTGATCACGATGAGCCGGACGCCGCTGGAACTCGCCTGCGCCGCCAAGGCGCTGGCGCATTGGCTGGCGGCGGGCCTGCCGCTGATCGTCGCAACCCCCGTGCTCGGCCTGCTGCTCAACCTCGACATGGTCGCGACCAGCGCGGTGGCGCTGACGCTGCTGGCAGGCACCCCGGCGCTGACCTTTACCGGCATGATCGGCGCGGCGCTGGCGGTGACGCTGCACCGCGGCGGGCTGCTGATGGCGGTGCTGGTATTGCCGCTGTCGATCCCGGTGCTGATTTTCGGCGTGGCGGCCTCGCAGGCTGCGATCGTCGGCCCGATGTCGTTCGGTGCGCCGTTCTCGATCCTGTGTGCGCTGTCCCTGATCAGCCTCGTGGTCGGCCCCTTTGCAGCCGCAGCGAGCCTGCGGCATGGACTCGACTGA
- a CDS encoding heme ABC transporter permease — translation MTLIDLANPTRFLALTARVLPWLAAATALVLAIGLYQSALAPDDYQQGATVKIMFIHVPNAWLSMFVWGVMSIASLGTLVWRHPLADVAAKAAAPIGAAFTFLALLTGSLWGRPMWGTYWEWDARLTSVLILFLMYLGLMALWRAVDDPSRAARAAAVLTLVGAINLPIIKFSVDWWNTLHQPASVMRMGGSTLDKSFLIPLLVMAIAFTLLFVTLHIAAMRNEILRRRVRSLQMMQASRVAFSSEASAGSRGQNASEEVGAA, via the coding sequence ATGACGCTGATCGACCTCGCCAACCCCACGCGGTTCCTCGCGCTGACAGCGCGGGTCTTGCCGTGGCTTGCGGCCGCGACCGCCCTCGTGCTTGCGATCGGGCTCTATCAGTCCGCGCTTGCGCCCGACGACTACCAGCAGGGCGCGACAGTGAAGATCATGTTCATCCACGTGCCCAATGCCTGGCTGTCGATGTTCGTCTGGGGCGTGATGAGCATCGCCTCGCTGGGCACGCTGGTGTGGCGGCATCCGTTGGCCGACGTCGCCGCCAAAGCCGCGGCGCCGATCGGCGCCGCCTTCACCTTCCTTGCGCTGCTCACGGGCTCGCTGTGGGGCCGCCCGATGTGGGGCACCTATTGGGAATGGGATGCGCGGCTGACCTCGGTGCTGATCCTCTTCCTGATGTATCTCGGCCTGATGGCGCTGTGGCGCGCGGTCGACGATCCCTCGCGCGCGGCACGCGCCGCCGCCGTGCTGACCCTGGTCGGCGCGATCAATCTGCCCATCATCAAGTTCTCGGTCGACTGGTGGAACACGCTGCACCAGCCGGCCTCGGTGATGCGCATGGGGGGATCGACCCTCGACAAGTCGTTCCTGATTCCGCTGCTGGTGATGGCGATCGCCTTCACGCTGCTGTTCGTCACGTTGCATATTGCGGCGATGCGCAACGAGATCTTGCGCCGTCGCGTCCGCTCCCTGCAAATGATGCAGGCGAGCCGCGTGGCGTTCTCGAGTGAGGCGAGCGCCGGTTCGCGCGGACAAAATGCGTCGGAAGAAGTTGGGGCCGCATGA
- the ccmD gene encoding heme exporter protein CcmD: MIMSLGPYAPFIVTSYAAVALVVAILIGWIALDYRNQTQRLRDLERSGITRRSGRSAVDRP; the protein is encoded by the coding sequence ATGATCATGTCGCTTGGTCCCTATGCACCCTTCATCGTGACGTCCTATGCCGCAGTGGCCCTCGTGGTTGCGATCCTGATCGGCTGGATCGCGCTCGACTATCGCAACCAGACCCAGCGCCTGCGCGACCTCGAGCGCAGCGGCATCACCCGCCGCTCCGGCCGTAGCGCCGTGGATCGGCCATGA
- a CDS encoding DsbE family thiol:disulfide interchange protein encodes MSDQSTSATPQRRSFLMVLPLIAFIGLALLFWFRLGSGDPSRIPSALIGRPAPQTALPPLEGLQIDNAQVPGIDPAAFKGKVSLVNVWASWCVPCHDEAPLLTEFAKDKRFQLVGINYKDAADNARRFLGRYGNPFGRVGVDANGRASIEWGVYGVPETFVVGREGTILYKLVGPITADNLRTVLLPQMEKALKAGS; translated from the coding sequence ATGAGCGATCAATCCACCTCCGCAACGCCGCAGCGCCGCAGCTTCCTGATGGTGCTGCCGCTGATCGCCTTCATCGGACTTGCGCTCCTGTTCTGGTTCCGGCTCGGCAGCGGCGATCCTTCGCGGATTCCCTCCGCGCTGATCGGTCGTCCTGCGCCACAGACCGCGCTGCCGCCGCTCGAGGGATTGCAGATCGATAACGCGCAGGTGCCCGGCATCGACCCCGCTGCGTTCAAGGGCAAGGTCAGCCTCGTCAACGTCTGGGCGTCCTGGTGCGTGCCGTGCCACGATGAGGCGCCGCTTCTGACCGAATTCGCCAAGGACAAGCGCTTCCAGCTCGTCGGCATCAATTACAAGGACGCGGCCGACAATGCACGGCGCTTCCTGGGGCGCTACGGCAACCCGTTCGGCCGCGTCGGCGTCGATGCCAACGGCCGCGCCTCGATCGAATGGGGCGTCTACGGCGTGCCCGAAACCTTCGTCGTCGGCCGCGAAGGCACGATTCTCTACAAGCTGGTCGGCCCGATCACTGCCGACAATCTGCGCACCGTGTTGTTGCCGCAGATGGAGAAGGCGTTGAAGGCGGGGAGCTGA
- a CDS encoding septation protein A has translation MDKTQPHPLFKLATELGPLMVFFVVNAKFHLFAATGAFMVAIVAAMIASYVVTRHVPIMAIVTGVIVLVFGTLTLVLHDETFIKVKATIIYGLFAAILGGGLLFGRSFLAILFDQVFNLTPQGWRILTLRWALFFAGLAVLNEIIWRTQSTDFWVSFKVFGVFPLTMIFAVAQMPLIKRYHLDPVSLEASEAEAGDVSKG, from the coding sequence ATGGACAAGACCCAGCCGCATCCGCTGTTCAAGCTGGCGACCGAGCTTGGCCCGCTAATGGTGTTCTTCGTGGTGAATGCGAAATTCCACCTCTTCGCCGCGACCGGCGCGTTCATGGTCGCGATCGTGGCGGCGATGATCGCGTCCTATGTGGTGACACGCCACGTGCCGATCATGGCGATCGTGACGGGCGTGATCGTGCTGGTGTTCGGCACGCTGACCCTGGTGCTGCACGACGAGACCTTCATCAAGGTCAAGGCGACCATCATCTATGGCCTGTTCGCCGCGATTCTCGGCGGCGGGCTATTGTTTGGCCGTTCCTTCCTCGCGATTCTGTTCGATCAGGTGTTCAACCTCACGCCGCAGGGCTGGCGCATCCTCACCTTGCGCTGGGCGCTGTTCTTCGCCGGCCTGGCGGTGCTGAACGAGATCATCTGGCGCACCCAGAGCACGGATTTCTGGGTGAGCTTCAAGGTCTTTGGCGTCTTTCCGCTGACCATGATCTTCGCCGTAGCCCAGATGCCGCTGATCAAGCGCTACCATCTCGATCCGGTGTCGCTGGAAGCGAGCGAGGCCGAGGCGGGGGATGTGAGCAAGGGGTGA
- the ftsY gene encoding signal recognition particle-docking protein FtsY: protein MNDTTSDPPKLSWWRRLSNGLKRTSSSLGTAVADLVIKRKLDRAMLDDIEDVLLRADLGTQVAVRIAEAVGTGRYDKAISADEVKDVVATEVEKVLAPVARPLEIDAAKKPFVILVVGVNGSGKTTTIGKLSQKFASEGRKVMLAAGDTFRAAAIEQLKVWGERTKTPVIAGAQGSDSASLAFNALTAAKEQSVDVLLIDTAGRLQNKAELMNELEKIVRVIRKVDATAPHAVLLVLDATVGQNALSQVEAFHRTAGVTGLVMTKLDGTARGGILVALAEKFKLPVHFIGVGEGVDDLAPFTARDFARAIAGIE from the coding sequence ATGAACGATACCACGTCAGATCCCCCCAAGCTGAGCTGGTGGCGTCGCCTGTCCAACGGGCTGAAGCGCACCTCGTCCTCGCTCGGGACCGCGGTCGCCGACCTCGTCATCAAGCGCAAGCTCGACCGCGCCATGCTCGACGACATCGAGGACGTGCTGCTGCGCGCCGACCTCGGCACCCAGGTTGCGGTGCGGATCGCCGAGGCCGTCGGCACGGGACGCTATGACAAGGCGATCTCGGCCGACGAGGTCAAGGACGTCGTTGCCACCGAGGTCGAGAAGGTGCTGGCGCCGGTGGCGAGGCCGCTCGAGATCGATGCCGCCAAGAAGCCGTTCGTGATCCTGGTGGTCGGGGTCAATGGCTCCGGCAAGACCACCACCATCGGCAAGCTCTCGCAAAAATTCGCATCCGAAGGCCGCAAGGTGATGCTGGCCGCCGGCGACACGTTTCGGGCGGCGGCGATCGAGCAGCTCAAGGTCTGGGGCGAGCGCACCAAAACGCCCGTCATCGCAGGCGCGCAGGGTTCGGATTCGGCGAGCCTCGCCTTCAATGCGCTGACCGCGGCGAAGGAGCAGAGCGTCGACGTGCTCCTGATCGACACCGCCGGGCGCCTGCAGAACAAGGCCGAGCTGATGAACGAGCTCGAAAAGATCGTGCGCGTCATCCGCAAGGTGGATGCCACGGCGCCCCATGCCGTGCTGCTGGTGCTGGACGCCACCGTCGGCCAGAACGCGCTGTCCCAGGTCGAGGCCTTCCATCGCACCGCCGGCGTCACCGGCCTCGTGATGACGAAGCTCGACGGCACTGCGCGCGGCGGCATCTTGGTGGCGCTCGCGGAGAAATTCAAACTGCCGGTGCATTTCATCGGCGTCGGCGAAGGCGTCGACGATCTCGCGCCGTTCACCGCGCGCGATTTCGCCCGCGCCATCGCCGGAATCGAGTAG
- a CDS encoding RNA pseudouridine synthase translates to MLDVPELTADEILARVLHRDGLMLIIDKPAGLPVHRGPKGGANLEDSFDALRFGLPRPPVLAHRLDKDTSGCLVLGRHRKATASLGLLFKHGKIGKTYWTVVEGGPAEDEGTIDMPLGRLNAERGWWQKPDPEGQKAVTNWKVMGRGNGLTWLAMEPVTGRTHQLRVHAAASGWPIFGDNIYGNGPRFGEPRLHLHSREIVVPISRNKEPIRVVAPAPPHMQERLRACGWNGE, encoded by the coding sequence TTGCTCGATGTTCCCGAATTGACCGCCGATGAAATCCTGGCCCGCGTGCTTCATCGCGACGGCTTGATGCTGATCATCGACAAGCCGGCCGGCCTTCCCGTGCACCGCGGCCCCAAGGGCGGGGCCAATCTGGAAGACTCCTTCGACGCGCTGCGATTCGGTCTGCCGCGACCGCCGGTGCTGGCCCACCGGCTGGACAAGGACACTTCCGGTTGCCTCGTGCTCGGCCGCCATCGCAAGGCGACCGCCTCGCTCGGCCTTCTGTTCAAGCACGGCAAGATCGGCAAGACCTACTGGACCGTGGTCGAGGGCGGACCTGCGGAAGACGAAGGCACCATCGACATGCCGCTTGGCCGGCTCAATGCCGAGCGTGGCTGGTGGCAGAAGCCCGATCCCGAGGGCCAAAAGGCGGTCACCAACTGGAAAGTGATGGGCCGGGGTAACGGCCTGACCTGGCTCGCCATGGAACCGGTGACCGGGCGGACCCACCAATTGCGGGTGCATGCGGCCGCGAGCGGCTGGCCGATCTTCGGCGATAACATTTACGGCAACGGCCCGCGCTTCGGCGAGCCGCGGCTGCACCTGCATTCCCGCGAGATCGTGGTGCCGATCTCCCGGAACAAGGAGCCGATCCGCGTCGTGGCGCCGGCCCCACCCCACATGCAGGAGCGGCTTCGCGCCTGCGGGTGGAACGGGGAATAG